A window of Daucus carota subsp. sativus chromosome 2, DH1 v3.0, whole genome shotgun sequence genomic DNA:
CCCAAGGTGGGCTGGGCCTAGTCATAAAAAAGTTTGTagttagttatattattttataataaaaacacgAATTATgtccaattagattaattaagtGTGAGTTGGGCTCCTTAGAGTACTTATTCTTTGGAGTACTTGGAGACCCCTTCTACAACCAttagatttaaaataaaatgcacgGCAGAGATGGGTGACAGctggattatttatttaaaataaaaaccaacGTATTGATCTGTTAAAAAACATACGATACCGTATGTGAGAGAATGTCCCGCACTAATAGGGGGTGAACTGCAGTTACCTCTATCTTGTTCCCCTAAGATCGCTCCTCTAAATCAAAACCGACGATTTTCAGAAGATAACCATTGACGACAACCGCGATTCTAGTCGACAGAGGACTCTTCTTGATAAGCATCTACACCTCGAAGATAGTTGAAAACCCTACCAATGAGTTCAGGTCAGTGACAAGCATCCTGAGTTGGGGAACAAGTAAATTtgctttttttttcaattacatTGCTATTATTGTGCTCTGTCGATGCTAAAATTGTAATGCATGCCAGTTTATGTTGAGAAATCGTTGTTTAATTGAGTTACTGAAATACATGGTTGTTCAAGTATAAAGCTTCATTGTCTTGTGTTTGTGGGTAATGCATAATCAGTCTAATGCAGAAGACATTTCTCCGTAATAGTAGAATTGGAGTGTGTTTTTTGTGTAAGTAGGCCATTATCCTTTCCATACGCAGGAAATGTCAATTTTAGGGGACTGAGGAATTGGGGGACAAAGTAATGGGGTTGGGTATTTGATTTTCTGGTGTTCCTGTGAGGCATTAGACTAATTTAGTACTATGTATTAAGGGACAACAATGGATAAGCCCGGGTTGAGTTACATCAACAGTTTTTGATTTTACCCCCCTCAATTTCGGTGTTTACTTTTGTTCTTATGATTATTTTGTGTGCGTATGATGTAATTTTAGTGTTGTAGTATCAAACAGCATTGTGTTTGTGTTAGTAAAATTTGTGGATTGTGTTGTGCCCGTGTTGGTTTTTTGGATTGTGTGGTTATGTTGATTGCAATTTGGGGGACAAACATAAGGTTcataattagtttaattatttGCGCCCTCTCTGTTTTGTGAATTTAGGCGCTGTGCCTTTGTGAATTGCTCCTGTATGGAATGTTCTCTGCTTTTCCATGTTTGATAAAgggttttttatattatttgatatgtgAGGGAAACGATGGAACATGAGAGGAAATAATGCATTACTTTATGTGTTGTTTGGCACTTGGTTGTAGAAATCTATTTGTGCCCAGATTGGGTATTGGTGAAGTGTGATGTGCTTTTTAATCTAAAGTGTACTGTGTCCTTTGTTGCTATCTAATTGTGCAGAGCGAAGAAGGAGTGCTAGACTCATTGAGAGTCCTTGGGTGTACAACTGGCCCAAGAGACCACCGGTTTATATTGCTGTAGACGACGATAGCACAGGACCAGCACATAAACGGCGAAACTTTGAGAACAAAACCGGAGAAGAACAAGGGAAAAAAATGCATTCTGGAGCAGTGGTAACTGGGGTTAATGGAAGGTTAAAGCGTGCAAGTGTAGAAACCAAGGCAGACCGGGGCATTGGGGGAGTGAGCCTTGCAACAGAACtaactgatgatgatgatgactttCAAACGCCAGCCGAGCATTTTGATAAGGTGAAGAGTATCAGAATGCAGAATAAATCCAAGAACAATGAAGGGGATAAGATCAGTAAAAAAAGGAACAGAGCAACCGAGGTAATATAAGTATTGGATCATGATTTCTAGTTTTGTTGTAATAAAGCATTTGATCTATTTCTCATATAGTATCATGATGAATTTGTTGTTGCTAATAAAAACCTGTAAAAGTAGTTGTTAAACGCAGACTATGAAAGTAGAGATAAACAGGAACTTGTACTTAGTTTGTGATGAATATCCATCAATGTACTTTAactatattaaatttgtttctcTCAGGTGACAATAATTTCTGCGGTTGATACAGTTGCTGAGGGAAGCCGGAGAAGATGTGTGGACAAGGGCATAGGTCAAAAAGGGAAACATGTTGCCATTGTGGACGGTCGGAAGATTGTAACTTCTAAATATCCCTACAAAGCTAGGGATGATGGGGATCAGGCTCCACCTATTATAAATGACAAACCCAAAAAGGTTCGAGCATATGAAGGATACCTTGAGAAATAAATTCCGCCTTCTATTATCAAGGACATCATTAAGAACTTGACTGTTGAACAAGCTAACTGGGTAAGGAGTACTGGATTCGGTGAACTATTGAGTTTCGATATGTCATGCCATGCACATAAGCTAGGATATAATTTAGTGCAAGCATTTGATGTTGAGAGATGTGCGTTGGTGATGAAATGTGGCACCATAGAAATAAATGATAGGCTTGTTCACAGGGTGATCGGACTACCAAGGGGGCAAATTTTGTTGACAGAATCTGATAGTGAATCTGATGTCGATGTTTGGGGTGGCCAGTTTGGAAAGAAGGCGGGCTGTAAAATTCCTCCGCGTACGGTTAGAGACAGATTAAGTGAAAGTAGGAACGCTGATAGGATTTCAAGCTGAATTTCTTAGTCATggtgtataatttttttatcgagGGGCATCAGAACCGCTACGTGAATAGGGATGTGCTGAGATTGGGGCTAAATTTGGATGCTTGTGGACAATACAATTGGTGTCGTCTACTTATTGATAAGTTGCAAAGTTCATGTACTTACTGGAAAGCTGACATAAAGCGGATATTTACCGGATCTTTACCATTCCGTACAGTAAGTCACATATTTGTATTCACTGCAATTAGTGATACAAAACTTACTTGTCCCACAGGCCAGAAAACTGTTTTACTTTAATAGACCTGCGTTACATGTGCTTGTTTTTCTGTTGTATAGTACCTTTATCTCAGCAAGGTGCGCAACATTAAGTATGTCTACGTTCCTCCGGCGTTCCCTTCCTACAGAGGTTGGTCAGATACGTTGATAAACGAGCGACAGAAAATAGAAATAATGGAAGGTAGTTTCGGAGAGGGCGAAATAGTCCCTCTATCTGGTGAGATCGAGGTAAACTCTCCCAATATGCTAATgactttaaattaaaaataaactgGCCTCCGGTGTTGACTGATAGCATGGTTGATTCACTTTCAGGAAGTTGCAGTTCCCGAGTCTCCTGTGCAAAACTTTGGAGATAGAGAAATGATTCATGACGATGAGGTCATTCAAGATACGGAAGACTCGGAGCcgaatagtgagcatgaaagcACCGATGCCTCTGTAATGGTAAACTTGGAGACTATAAGGAGTAATTAGAATTATATGAGTAAGTTAGGTTTATTTAATTGTTGGTAACGTATGTTGAACTG
This region includes:
- the LOC135150112 gene encoding uncharacterized protein LOC135150112, giving the protein MSSERRRSARLIESPWVYNWPKRPPVYIAVDDDSTGPAHKRRNFENKTGEEQGKKMHSGAVVTGVNGRLKRASVETKADRGIGGVSLATELTDDDDDFQTPAEHFDKVKSIRMQNKSKNNEGDKISKKRNRATEVTIISAVDTVAEGSRRRCVDKGIGQKGKHVAIVDGRKIVTSKYPYKARDDGDQAPPIINDKPKKVRAYEGYLEK